Proteins encoded by one window of Vitis vinifera cultivar Pinot Noir 40024 chromosome 10, ASM3070453v1:
- the LOC100254695 gene encoding G-type lectin S-receptor-like serine/threonine-protein kinase At1g11410 isoform X1, whose protein sequence is MKSQMHLQYLLLLLMLPLCSSTDTITPNQPFRDGDLRVSKQSRFALGFFSPRNSTLRYIGVWYNTIREQTVVWVLNRDDPINDTSGVLSINTSGNLLLHRGNTHVWSTNVSISSVNPTVAQLLDTGNLVLIHNGDKRVVWQGFDYPTDSWLPYMKLGLNRRTGFNRFLTSWKSPTDPGTGKYSLGFNVSGSPQIFLYQGSEPLWRTGNWNGLRWSGLPVMKYIIQHKIIFLNNQDEISEMFTMANASFLERVTVDHDGYLQRNMWQEREDKWFSFYTAPRDRCDRYGLCGPNSNCDDSQAEFECTCLAGFEPKSPRDWFLKDGSAGCLRKEGAKVCGNGEGFVKVGRAKPPDTSVARVNMNISMEACREECLKECSCSGYAAANVSGSGSGCLSWHGDLVDTRVFPEGGQDLYVRVDAITLAENQKQSKGFLAKKGMMAVLVVGAAVIMVLLVSSFWFLRKKMKGRGRQNKMLYNSRPGATWLQDSLGAKEHDESTTNSELQFFDLNTIVAATNNFSFENELGRGGFGSVYKGQLYNGQEIAVKKLSKDSGQGKEEFKNEVTLIAKLQHVNLVRLLGCCIQEEEKMLVYEYLPNKSLDSFIFDETKRSLLDWRKRFEIIVGIARGILYLHEDSRLRIIHRDLKASNVLLDAEMLPKISDFGLARIFGGNQMEGNTNRVVGTYGYMSPEYAMEGLFSTKSDVYSFGVLLLEIITGRKNSTHYRDNPSMNLVGNVWNLWEEDKALDIIDSSLEKSYPTDEVLRCIQIGLLCVQESAIDRPTMLTIIFMLGNNSALPFPKRPTFISKTTHKSQDLSSSGERLLSGNNVTLTLLQPR, encoded by the exons ATGAAGTCACAAATGCATCTTCAGTACTTGCTTCTACTCCTTATGCTCCCACTTTGCagctccactgacaccataacTCCCAACCAACCCTTCAGAGATGGTGACCTTCGAGTCTCTAAACAGTCCAGGTTCGCTCTTGGCTTCTTCAGTCCACGGAATTCTACACTCCGATATATTGGAGTTTGGTACAACACAATTCGTGAACAAACCGTTGTATGGGTTCTTAACAGAGACGATCCTATCAACGATACCTCCGGAGTCCTCTCCATCAACACTTCTGGAAACCTCCTTCTGCACCGCGGAAACACTCATGTATGGTCCACAAACGTTTCCATCTCATCAGTGAACCCTACTGTGGCTCAGCTGTTAGATACCGGAAACCTAGTCTTGATCCATAACGGTGACAAGAGGGTTGTGTGGCAAGGCTTTGATTATCCCACAGATAGTTGGCTTCCCTACATGAAACTCGGACTGAATCGGAGAACCGGTTTCAACAGGTTCCTAACTTCTTGGAAGTCCCCAACCGACCCAGGAACCGGGAAATACTCGCTTGGATTTAACGTCAGTGGGTCTCCTCAAATATTTTTGTACCAGGGTTCAGAGCCGCTATGGAGAACCGGTAACTGGAACGGGCTCCGGTGGAGCGGTCTGCCGGTGATGAAGTACATAATCCAACACAAAATTATCTTTTTGAACAATCAAGATGAAATCTCTGAGATGTTTACTATGGCCAACGCGTCGTTTCTCGAGCGGGTGACGGTGGACCACGATGGATATCTCCAGCGGAACATGTGGCAGGAAAGGGAAGACAAATGGTTCAGCTTCTACACAGCCCCAAGGGACAGGTGCGACAGGTACGGCCTGTGCGGACCCAACAGCAACTGCGACGACAGCCAGGCCGAGTTTGAGTGCACGTGCCTGGCGGGGTTCGAGCCCAAGTCGCCACGTGACTGGTTCTTGAAAGACGGCTCAGCGGGATGTCTGAGGAAGGAAGGAGCGAAGGTGTGCGGGAACGGGGAAGGGTTTGTGAAGGTGGGACGTGCGAAGCCCCCAGATACATCGGTGGCACGTGTGAACATGAACATCAGCATGGAAGCGTGTAGAGAGGAGTGCCTGAAGGAGTGTTCTTGCAGTGGATACGCGGCTGCAAATGTGAGTGGAAGTGGGAGTGGGTGCTTGTCTTGGCATGGGGATTTGGTGGATACAAGAGTGTTTCCTGAAGGGGGCCAAGATTTATATGTGCGTGTGGATGCCATCACTCTAG CTGAAAATCAAAAGCAGTCAAAAGGTTTCCTTGCGAAAAAGGGGATGATGGCAGTTTTGGTGGTGGGGGCTGCTGTAATTATGGTTCTCTTGGTCTCCTCATTTTGGTTCttaaggaagaagatgaaag GGAGAGGAAGACAAAACAAAATGTTGTATAATTCGAGACCTGGTGCTACATGGCTGCAAGACTCTCTAGGAGCTAAGGAGCATGATGAAAGTACAACCAATTCTGAATTACAATTCTTTGATCTGAACACCATAGTTGCAGCCACAAATAATTTCTCTTTTGAGAACGAACTTGGACGTGGTGGTTTTGGCTCAGTTTATAAG GGTCAACTATATAATGGACAAGAAATAGCTgtgaaaaaattatcaaaggaTTCAGGACAAGGAAAAGAAGAATTTAAGAATGAAGTCACGCTTATTGCAAAACTCCAACACGTGAATCTTGTGAGGCTTTTGGGTTGTTGCAttcaagaagaagagaagatgTTAGTCTATGAGTACTTGCCAAACAAAAGTTTAGACTCTTTCATTTTTG ATGAAACAAAGAGGTCATTGTTAGATTGGAGGAAACGCTTTGAAATTATTGTCGGAATTGCTCGAGGAATCTTATATCTTCATGAGGACTCTAGATTAAGAATCATACACAGAGATCTAAAAGCAAGCAATGTTCTACTAGATGCCGAAATGCTTCCaaaaatttcagattttggcTTGGCTAGAATATTTGGAGGAAATCAAATGGAAGGAAACACAAATCGAGTAGTTGGAACATA TGGTTACATGTCACCTGAGTATGCGATGGAAGggttattttcaacaaaatccGATGTTTATAGCTTCGGAGTTTTGTTGTTAGAGATTATTACTGGGAGAAAAAATAGCACTCACTATCGAGACAACCCATCCATGAACTTAGTTGGAAAT GTTTGGAACCTATGGGAAGAAGACAAAGCCTTGGATATAATTGATTCGTCACTAGAAAAGTCATATCCTACAGATGAAGTATTGAGATGCATCCAAATTGGGCTCTTGTGTGTGCAAGAATCTGCAATTGATCGACCTACCATGTTgacaattattttcatgttgggTAACAACTCTGCTCTTCCTTTTCCTAAACGGCCTacatttatttcaaaaacaacTCACAAGAGTCAAGATTTATCATCCTCTGGTGAACGACTTTTATCTGGAAATAATGTGACCTTGACTTTGCTTCAACCTCGTTAA
- the LOC100254695 gene encoding G-type lectin S-receptor-like serine/threonine-protein kinase At1g11410 isoform X2, whose amino-acid sequence MKSQMHLQYLLLLLMLPLCSSTDTITPNQPFRDGDLRVSKQSRFALGFFSPRNSTLRYIGVWYNTIREQTVVWVLNRDDPINDTSGVLSINTSGNLLLHRGNTHVWSTNVSISSVNPTVAQLLDTGNLVLIHNGDKRVVWQGFDYPTDSWLPYMKLGLNRRTGFNRFLTSWKSPTDPGTGKYSLGFNVSGSPQIFLYQGSEPLWRTGNWNGLRWSGLPVMKYIIQHKIIFLNNQDEISEMFTMANASFLERVTVDHDGYLQRNMWQEREDKWFSFYTAPRDRCDRYGLCGPNSNCDDSQAEFECTCLAGFEPKSPRDWFLKDGSAGCLRKEGAKVCGNGEGFVKVGRAKPPDTSVARVNMNISMEACREECLKECSCSGYAAANVSGSGSGCLSWHGDLVDTRVFPEGGQDLYVRVDAITLAENQKQSKGFLAKKGMMAVLVVGAAVIMVLLVSSFWFLRKKMKGRGRQNKMLYNSRPGATWLQDSLGAKEHDESTTNSELQFFDLNTIVAATNNFSFENELGRGGFGSVYKGQLYNGQEIAVKKLSKDSGQGKEEFKNEVTLIAKLQHVNLVRLLGCCIQEEEKMLVYEYLPNKSLDSFIFDETKRSLLDWRKRFEIIVGIARGILYLHEDSRLRIIHRDLKASNVLLDAEMLPKISDFGLARIFGGNQMEGNTNRVVGTYLVYLLLQWLHVT is encoded by the exons ATGAAGTCACAAATGCATCTTCAGTACTTGCTTCTACTCCTTATGCTCCCACTTTGCagctccactgacaccataacTCCCAACCAACCCTTCAGAGATGGTGACCTTCGAGTCTCTAAACAGTCCAGGTTCGCTCTTGGCTTCTTCAGTCCACGGAATTCTACACTCCGATATATTGGAGTTTGGTACAACACAATTCGTGAACAAACCGTTGTATGGGTTCTTAACAGAGACGATCCTATCAACGATACCTCCGGAGTCCTCTCCATCAACACTTCTGGAAACCTCCTTCTGCACCGCGGAAACACTCATGTATGGTCCACAAACGTTTCCATCTCATCAGTGAACCCTACTGTGGCTCAGCTGTTAGATACCGGAAACCTAGTCTTGATCCATAACGGTGACAAGAGGGTTGTGTGGCAAGGCTTTGATTATCCCACAGATAGTTGGCTTCCCTACATGAAACTCGGACTGAATCGGAGAACCGGTTTCAACAGGTTCCTAACTTCTTGGAAGTCCCCAACCGACCCAGGAACCGGGAAATACTCGCTTGGATTTAACGTCAGTGGGTCTCCTCAAATATTTTTGTACCAGGGTTCAGAGCCGCTATGGAGAACCGGTAACTGGAACGGGCTCCGGTGGAGCGGTCTGCCGGTGATGAAGTACATAATCCAACACAAAATTATCTTTTTGAACAATCAAGATGAAATCTCTGAGATGTTTACTATGGCCAACGCGTCGTTTCTCGAGCGGGTGACGGTGGACCACGATGGATATCTCCAGCGGAACATGTGGCAGGAAAGGGAAGACAAATGGTTCAGCTTCTACACAGCCCCAAGGGACAGGTGCGACAGGTACGGCCTGTGCGGACCCAACAGCAACTGCGACGACAGCCAGGCCGAGTTTGAGTGCACGTGCCTGGCGGGGTTCGAGCCCAAGTCGCCACGTGACTGGTTCTTGAAAGACGGCTCAGCGGGATGTCTGAGGAAGGAAGGAGCGAAGGTGTGCGGGAACGGGGAAGGGTTTGTGAAGGTGGGACGTGCGAAGCCCCCAGATACATCGGTGGCACGTGTGAACATGAACATCAGCATGGAAGCGTGTAGAGAGGAGTGCCTGAAGGAGTGTTCTTGCAGTGGATACGCGGCTGCAAATGTGAGTGGAAGTGGGAGTGGGTGCTTGTCTTGGCATGGGGATTTGGTGGATACAAGAGTGTTTCCTGAAGGGGGCCAAGATTTATATGTGCGTGTGGATGCCATCACTCTAG CTGAAAATCAAAAGCAGTCAAAAGGTTTCCTTGCGAAAAAGGGGATGATGGCAGTTTTGGTGGTGGGGGCTGCTGTAATTATGGTTCTCTTGGTCTCCTCATTTTGGTTCttaaggaagaagatgaaag GGAGAGGAAGACAAAACAAAATGTTGTATAATTCGAGACCTGGTGCTACATGGCTGCAAGACTCTCTAGGAGCTAAGGAGCATGATGAAAGTACAACCAATTCTGAATTACAATTCTTTGATCTGAACACCATAGTTGCAGCCACAAATAATTTCTCTTTTGAGAACGAACTTGGACGTGGTGGTTTTGGCTCAGTTTATAAG GGTCAACTATATAATGGACAAGAAATAGCTgtgaaaaaattatcaaaggaTTCAGGACAAGGAAAAGAAGAATTTAAGAATGAAGTCACGCTTATTGCAAAACTCCAACACGTGAATCTTGTGAGGCTTTTGGGTTGTTGCAttcaagaagaagagaagatgTTAGTCTATGAGTACTTGCCAAACAAAAGTTTAGACTCTTTCATTTTTG ATGAAACAAAGAGGTCATTGTTAGATTGGAGGAAACGCTTTGAAATTATTGTCGGAATTGCTCGAGGAATCTTATATCTTCATGAGGACTCTAGATTAAGAATCATACACAGAGATCTAAAAGCAAGCAATGTTCTACTAGATGCCGAAATGCTTCCaaaaatttcagattttggcTTGGCTAGAATATTTGGAGGAAATCAAATGGAAGGAAACACAAATCGAGTAGTTGGAACATA tTTGGTTTATTTGCTATTACAGTGGTTACATGTCACCTGA